The following coding sequences are from one Dromaius novaehollandiae isolate bDroNov1 chromosome 24, bDroNov1.hap1, whole genome shotgun sequence window:
- the TMEM269 gene encoding transmembrane protein 269 isoform X1, with amino-acid sequence MWMVSPPAGVFQPTKKLVLSEQAGRARALEAVRKNAANALSVANLITGLSSVLCSLNGQFYYSCWLLLVGFLLDLADGAVARQLNACSALGAKLDDFADFTSFGLATALLLRTRGVLDGLLAVAYVLAVFARLCFFSSAGVPFTYRGLPCPYASALLAGTYLLTGGHLTLLRVTATVMILFMVDQGFYPHDKVLESQLWKKVVYAGGVAAVLFSPSSVLSLYYLAWSTSYIFFPFAVWSCKV; translated from the exons ATGTGGATGGTGTCGCCGCCGGCGG GTGTCTTCCAGCCCACCAAGAAGCTGGTGCTGAGCGAGcaggcgggccgggcgcgggcgctgGAGGCCGTGCGCAAGAATGCCGCCAACGCGCTCTCCGTGGCCAACCTCATCACGGGGCTCTCCTCCGTCCTCTGCAGCCTGAACGG gcaaTTCTACTACTcgtgctggctgctgctggtggGCTTCCTCCTGGACCTGGCCGACGGCGCCGTGGCCCGGCAGCTCAACGCCTGCTCGGCCCTGG GCGCCAAGCTGGACGACTTCGCCGACTTCACCTCCTTCGGGCTGGCCACGGCGCTGCTGCTGCGCACCCGCGGCGTCCTCGACGGGCTGCTGGCCGTCGCCTACGTGCTGGCCGTCTTCGCCCGCCTCTGCTTCTTCTCCAGCG CAGGGGTGCCCTTCACCTACCGCGGGCTGCCCTGCCCCTACGCCTCGGCGCTGCTGGCCGGGACCTACCTGCTCACCGGCGGCCACCTCACGCTGCTCCGCGTCACCGCCACCGTCATGATCCTCTTCATGGTGGACCAGGGCTTCTACCCGCACGACAAGGTCCTGGAGTCCCAGCTCTGGAAGAAGGTGGTCTACGCCGGAG GGGTGGCCGCGGTCCTCTTCTCGCCCTCGTCCGTCCTCTCCCTCTACTACCTCGCCTGGTCGACCTCGTACATCTTCTTCCCCTTCGCCGTGTGGAGCTGCAAGGTGTAa
- the TMEM269 gene encoding transmembrane protein 269 isoform X2: MWMVSPPAGVFQPTKKLVLSEQAGRARALEAVRKNAANALSVANLITGLSSVLCSLNGQFYYSCWLLLVGFLLDLADGAVARQLNACSALGAKLDDFADFTSFGLATALLLRTRGVLDGLLAVAYVLAVFARLCFFSSGVPFTYRGLPCPYASALLAGTYLLTGGHLTLLRVTATVMILFMVDQGFYPHDKVLESQLWKKVVYAGGVAAVLFSPSSVLSLYYLAWSTSYIFFPFAVWSCKV, encoded by the exons ATGTGGATGGTGTCGCCGCCGGCGG GTGTCTTCCAGCCCACCAAGAAGCTGGTGCTGAGCGAGcaggcgggccgggcgcgggcgctgGAGGCCGTGCGCAAGAATGCCGCCAACGCGCTCTCCGTGGCCAACCTCATCACGGGGCTCTCCTCCGTCCTCTGCAGCCTGAACGG gcaaTTCTACTACTcgtgctggctgctgctggtggGCTTCCTCCTGGACCTGGCCGACGGCGCCGTGGCCCGGCAGCTCAACGCCTGCTCGGCCCTGG GCGCCAAGCTGGACGACTTCGCCGACTTCACCTCCTTCGGGCTGGCCACGGCGCTGCTGCTGCGCACCCGCGGCGTCCTCGACGGGCTGCTGGCCGTCGCCTACGTGCTGGCCGTCTTCGCCCGCCTCTGCTTCTTCTCCAGCG GGGTGCCCTTCACCTACCGCGGGCTGCCCTGCCCCTACGCCTCGGCGCTGCTGGCCGGGACCTACCTGCTCACCGGCGGCCACCTCACGCTGCTCCGCGTCACCGCCACCGTCATGATCCTCTTCATGGTGGACCAGGGCTTCTACCCGCACGACAAGGTCCTGGAGTCCCAGCTCTGGAAGAAGGTGGTCTACGCCGGAG GGGTGGCCGCGGTCCTCTTCTCGCCCTCGTCCGTCCTCTCCCTCTACTACCTCGCCTGGTCGACCTCGTACATCTTCTTCCCCTTCGCCGTGTGGAGCTGCAAGGTGTAa
- the CELA3B gene encoding chymotrypsin-like elastase family member 3B isoform X1, with the protein MLPLLLPLLLAAPGCGAGPAARVVNGEDAVPYSWPWQVSLQYEHNGSFRHTCGGSLVAPHWVMTAAHCISSSRTYRVVLGEYDLSVEEGTEQSIPVNSADIFVHPNWNSYCVACGRGAAAGQAAAGAAARGGLRALHAARLVGPPLHPAHHGLRWRQRRGRLQRRLGRPPELPGGRRELGGARHRQLRLLAGLQHAAETHRLHPRLRLRGLDRRDPEQQLSGCGGTNKPGLWLRAPPACSLGRGPAAGEGHARVHGPCARTPPGSHVPAACAHALPAMHVPVAYARTGPGMHIACAHCMTVHTCARARLSMHTHLTGVHTCAHARPGTHTNIAQVCKHVHAPPCTHKHVARVCTRSRARTLHRHTHTRVHPPAVQAHARCTAARTPGARPHVRAHAAPARPAPVASRWHWWNGPEHLGGHPRPAPMGGPWGPLSRPEAVAGPCTRRGRRAGDPRVPKGWGSPRDTPQAWRYPGPTGTDTRACPGTTGMGTGACPGTTGMGTGTCPGTAGMAMTPDAPGGAWVPRGWLQAWMHPEAPGCTRRRLEPAGMDTSPAAPGGAWMHPEVPGSRLHPEVPGGARVPRGCT; encoded by the exons atgctgccgctgctgctgcccctgctgctggccgcccCCG GctgcggcgccggcccggccgcccgcgtgGTCAACGGCGAGGACGCCGTGCCCTACAGCTGGCCCTGGCAG gtCTCGCTGCAGTACGAGCACAACGGCTCCTTCCGGCACACGTGCGGCGGCAGCCTCGTCGCGCCCCACTGGGTGATGACGGCCGCCCACTGCATCTC CTCCTCGCGCACCTACCGGGTGGTGCTGGGCGAGTACGACCTGTCCGTGGAGGAGGGCACTGAGCAGAGCATCCCCGTCAACAGCGCCGACATCTTCGTGCACCCCAACTGGAACAGCTACTGCGTGGCCTGCGG CCGGGGGGCCGCTGCCGGACAagctgcagcaggcgctgctgccCGTGGTGGACTACGAGCACTGCACGCAGCCCGACTGGTGGGGCCTCCTCTCCATCCGGCGCACCATGGTCTGCGCTGGCGGCAGCGACGAGGCCGGCTGCAAC GGCGACTCGGGCGGCCCCCTGAACTGCCAGGCGGCCGACGGGAGCTGGGAGGTGCACGGCATCGCCAGCTTCGTCTCCTCGCTGGGCTGCAACACGCCGCAGAAACCCACCGTCTTCACCCGCGTCTCCGCCTTCGAGGACTGGATCGACGag ATCCTGAGCAGCAACTGAGCGGCTGCGGCGGGACGAATAAACCTGGGCTCTGGCTCCGCGCACCTCCCGCCTGTTCTCTCGGTCGCGGCCCGGCTGCCGGCGAGGGGCACGCGCGTGTGCACGGGCCATGTGCGCGCACGCCGCCgggcagccacgtgcctgctgcatGTGCACACGCGCTGCCGGCAATGCACGTGCCCGTTGCATATGCACGCACCGGGCCGGGCATGCACATTGCATGTGCACACTGCATGAccgtgcacacgtgtgcacgtgCACGGCTGTCCATGCACACGCATCTCACAggcgtgcacacgtgtgcacacgcacgGCCAGGCACGCACACAAATATTGCACAGGTGTGCAAACACGTGCACGCACCGCCGTGCACGCACAAGCACGTTGCACGGGTGTGCACGCGCAGCCGTGCGCGCACGCTGCacaggcacacgcacacgcgtgtgcacccccCCGCCGTGCAGGCACACGCGCGTTGCACAGCCGCGCGCACACCCGGAGCACGGCCGCACGTGCGCGCACACGCGGCCCCGGCGAGACCGGCGCCGGTTGCCAGCAGATGGCACTGGTGGAACGGGCCCGAACACCTTGGGGGGCACCCGcgcccggcacccatgggtggcccGTGGGGTCCCTTGTCCCGGCCGGAGGCAGTGGCCGGACCGTGCACCCGGCGTGGGAGGAGAGCCGGGGACCCCCGGGTCCCGAAGGGATGGGGCAGCCCTAGAGATACCCCCCAGGCCTGGAGGTACCCAGGCCCCACGGGGACGGACACACGGGCATGTCCAGGCACCACGGGGATGGGCACAGGGGCATGTCCAGGCACCACGGGGATGGGCACAGGGACATGCCCGGGCACCGCGGGGATGGCCATGACCCCAGATGCACCCGGAGGCGCCTGGGTCCCGCGGGGCTGGTTGCAAGCCTGGATGCACCCGGAGGCGCCTGGATGCACCCGGAGGCGCCTGGAGCCTGCAGGGATGGACACGAGTCCGGCTGCACCCGGAGGTGCCTGGATGCACCCGGAGGTGCCTGGATCCCGGCTGCACCCAGAGGTGCCCGGAGGCGCCCGGGTCCCGCGGGGCTGCACATGA
- the CELA3B gene encoding chymotrypsin-like elastase family member 3B isoform X2 — MLPLLLPLLLAAPGCGAGPAARVVNGEDAVPYSWPWQVSLQYEHNGSFRHTCGGSLVAPHWVMTAAHCISSSRTYRVVLGEYDLSVEEGTEQSIPVNSADIFVHPNWNSYCVACGNDVALLKLSRGAALDRSVQTGRLPPAGEVLPDGYPCYLSGWGRLSTGGPLPDKLQQALLPVVDYEHCTQPDWWGLLSIRRTMVCAGGSDEAGCNGDSGGPLNCQAADGSWEVHGIASFVSSLGCNTPQKPTVFTRVSAFEDWIDEILSSN; from the exons atgctgccgctgctgctgcccctgctgctggccgcccCCG GctgcggcgccggcccggccgcccgcgtgGTCAACGGCGAGGACGCCGTGCCCTACAGCTGGCCCTGGCAG gtCTCGCTGCAGTACGAGCACAACGGCTCCTTCCGGCACACGTGCGGCGGCAGCCTCGTCGCGCCCCACTGGGTGATGACGGCCGCCCACTGCATCTC CTCCTCGCGCACCTACCGGGTGGTGCTGGGCGAGTACGACCTGTCCGTGGAGGAGGGCACTGAGCAGAGCATCCCCGTCAACAGCGCCGACATCTTCGTGCACCCCAACTGGAACAGCTACTGCGTGGCCTGCGG CAACGACGTCGCCCTGCTGAAGCTGTCGCGCGGCGCCGCGCTGGACCGCAGCGTGCAGAcggggcggctgccgcccgccggcgAGGTCCTGCCCGACGGCTACCCCTGCTACCTCAGCGGCTGGGGGCGTCTCTCCA CCGGGGGGCCGCTGCCGGACAagctgcagcaggcgctgctgccCGTGGTGGACTACGAGCACTGCACGCAGCCCGACTGGTGGGGCCTCCTCTCCATCCGGCGCACCATGGTCTGCGCTGGCGGCAGCGACGAGGCCGGCTGCAAC GGCGACTCGGGCGGCCCCCTGAACTGCCAGGCGGCCGACGGGAGCTGGGAGGTGCACGGCATCGCCAGCTTCGTCTCCTCGCTGGGCTGCAACACGCCGCAGAAACCCACCGTCTTCACCCGCGTCTCCGCCTTCGAGGACTGGATCGACGag ATCCTGAGCAGCAACTGA